A genomic window from Brassica oleracea var. oleracea cultivar TO1000 chromosome C8, BOL, whole genome shotgun sequence includes:
- the LOC106310533 gene encoding protein C2-DOMAIN ABA-RELATED 5 yields MKPSMMESLLGLLRIRVKRGVNLAVRDLNSSDPYVVVKMGKQKLKTRVIYNDVNPEWNEDLTLSVTDPNLKVLLTVYDHDTFTKDDKMGDAEFEIKPYINALTMHLQDLPCGTIVTTVQPSRDNCLAEGSRIIWSDGKLIQEIVLRLKHVECGEVEVQLQWIDLPGSKGL; encoded by the exons ATGAAGCCTTCTATGATGGAAAGTCTATTAGGTCTTCTTCGTATTCGTGTCAAGCGCGGTGTCAATCTCGCCGTCCGTGATCTCAACAGTAGCGATCCTTACGTCGTCGTCAAAATGGGTAAACAG AAATTGAAGACTCGAGTTATTTACAATGATGTGAATCCTGAGTGGAATGAAGATTTGACACTCTCAGTAACAGATCCCAATCTCAAAGTCCTCTTG ACGGTATATGATCACGATACATTCACCAAAGACGACAAAATGGGAGATGCAGAATTCGAGATTAAGCCGTACATCAATGCATTGACTATGCACTTGCAAGATCTTCCATGTGGGACCATAGTGACCACAGTCCAGCCTAGCCGAGACAATTGCTTAGCGGAGGGTTCTCGGATCATCTGGTCTGATGGTAAGCTTATTCAGGAAATAGTCCTTAGACTGAAACATGTTGAGTGCGGTGAGGTTGAGGTTCAACTTCAATGGATCGATCTTCCTGGCTCCAAGGGTCTATGA